The following proteins are encoded in a genomic region of Bacillus sp. FJAT-22090:
- the perR gene encoding peroxide-responsive transcriptional repressor PerR: MTEVHLRDALDTLKSTGVRITPQRHAILEFIIQSMSHPTADDIYKALESKFPSMSVATVYNNLRVFREAGLVKELTYGDSSSRFDFITNDHYHMICNSCGKIVDFHYPGLDEVEHLASHLTGFEVSSHRMEIYGTCPTCKEQATSLQ; this comes from the coding sequence ATGACGGAAGTACATTTAAGAGATGCTTTAGATACATTAAAATCTACTGGTGTACGTATTACACCTCAACGCCATGCGATATTGGAATTTATTATCCAATCAATGTCCCATCCAACAGCGGACGATATATATAAAGCACTTGAAAGTAAATTCCCTAGCATGAGTGTTGCAACAGTGTATAACAACTTACGTGTATTTAGAGAAGCTGGGCTAGTTAAAGAACTTACTTATGGAGACTCATCTAGTAGATTTGATTTCATAACAAATGATCATTATCATATGATTTGTAACTCATGTGGGAAAATTGTAGACTTTCATTACCCTGGATTAGATGAAGTAGAGCATTTAGCTTCCCATTTAACTGGATTTGAAGTTAGTTCACACCGCATGGAGATATATGGAACATGCCCAACGTGTAAAGAGCAGGCAACGAGTTTACAATAA
- a CDS encoding YgzB family protein, protein MKPYKNKINRIRSFALGLIFFGFIIMYGAIFFRENAILVTIFMTLGLISIIASTAVYGWIGLLSTKAVQVVCPNCGKHTKVLGRVDMCMYCKEPLTLDPSLEGQEFDQSLNRKR, encoded by the coding sequence ATGAAACCTTATAAAAACAAAATAAACCGAATACGTTCCTTTGCTTTGGGACTAATTTTCTTCGGATTCATCATTATGTATGGAGCAATATTCTTTCGAGAAAATGCTATTTTAGTAACTATTTTTATGACTCTCGGATTAATTTCTATTATAGCAAGCACAGCTGTTTATGGTTGGATTGGTTTACTATCTACTAAGGCTGTACAAGTTGTTTGTCCGAATTGCGGAAAACATACAAAGGTGTTAGGGAGAGTTGATATGTGTATGTATTGTAAAGAACCATTGACACTGGACCCATCACTTGAGGGTCAAGAATTCGATCAATCTTTAAATAGAAAGAGATAA
- a CDS encoding nucleotidyltransferase-like protein, which translates to MEALLRPIYQERASDPNTLGIIFVEKREEVSPITDTFDSILFILTKEAEHPIFTKHYTFNDKKAAMHVITERQLKKWLLLGTNPKLVDWLLNGRVIFDRNEYIEELKKELQEFPINGRKVRMGIEFAKLSKRYLEGKQFFEQLNYLDAYNHIVESLHHLARLAVFEHGMHPEVMVWKQVKQLDPSIYKLYDELVSSEESIEKRLELLFLASEFLIHSRIKEGAQHILEVLASKDYWTIQEIHEQEELKNYSVDLEVFIEFLVEKGFISIEKQSTKSNEIMHRYYKVN; encoded by the coding sequence TTGGAAGCACTTTTGAGACCTATTTATCAAGAAAGAGCAAGTGATCCTAATACACTAGGTATTATATTTGTAGAAAAACGTGAAGAGGTTAGTCCGATAACAGATACATTTGATTCTATTTTATTTATATTGACTAAAGAAGCAGAACATCCTATTTTTACAAAGCATTATACGTTTAATGATAAAAAAGCTGCTATGCATGTAATCACTGAGAGACAGTTAAAAAAATGGTTACTGCTAGGAACAAATCCTAAATTAGTAGATTGGCTACTTAATGGCAGAGTAATCTTCGATAGAAATGAATATATAGAAGAATTGAAAAAAGAGTTACAAGAGTTTCCTATTAACGGAAGAAAAGTAAGGATGGGTATAGAATTCGCTAAATTAAGTAAAAGATACTTAGAGGGTAAACAGTTTTTTGAGCAGTTGAATTATTTAGATGCTTATAATCATATAGTAGAGTCTTTACATCATTTAGCTCGTTTGGCTGTGTTTGAACATGGAATGCATCCAGAAGTGATGGTTTGGAAACAAGTGAAACAGTTAGATCCATCCATCTATAAATTATACGATGAGCTTGTTTCAAGTGAAGAGTCGATAGAAAAGAGATTAGAACTATTATTTTTAGCAAGTGAATTTTTAATTCATTCTAGAATAAAAGAGGGTGCACAACATATATTAGAGGTGCTAGCTTCAAAAGATTATTGGACAATCCAAGAGATTCATGAGCAAGAGGAATTAAAAAATTACTCTGTGGATTTAGAAGTCTTTATAGAATTTTTAGTAGAAAAAGGTTTTATATCTATTGAAAAACAATCTACCAAAAGCAATGAAATCATGCATAGATACTATAAAGTTAATTGA